Sequence from the Bufo bufo chromosome 10, aBufBuf1.1, whole genome shotgun sequence genome:
GAACTTCTGTAGGAGGCAGCCTGGGGAGTGgatggagaagtctgcagtgtAGAGGGTGAAGAGGACGGTGCCAGCAGAGTGCCCTGTGGGGCCCCCGTACTGCCGATCAGCTTGTCAGAGACACAACCCTGAGATTTAACAAACTGTGGGCGTTCTGTGAGGTAGTCCACTATCCAATGTGACATGTGTATCAGAGCAGTCACCATGTATCAGTGCAGTCACCATGTATCAGTGCAGTCACCATGTATCAGTGCAGTCACCGTGTATCAGTGCAGTCACCGTGTATCAGTGCAGTCACCATGTATCAGCGCAGTCACCATGTATCAGCGCAGTCACCATGTATCAGAGCAGTCACCATGTATCAGTGCAGTCACCATGTATCAGCGCAGTCACCATGTATCAGCGCAGTCACCATGTATCAGCGCAGTCACCATGTATCAGCGCAGTCACCATGTATCAGCGCAGTCACCATGTATCAGAGCAGTCACCATGTATCAGGGCAGTCACCATGTATCAGTGCAGTCACCATGTATCAGGGCAGTCACCATGTATCAGGGCTGTCACCATGTATCAGTGCAGTCACCATGTATCAGGGCAGTCACCATGTATCAGTGCAGTCACCATGTATCAGAGCAGTCACCATGTATCAGTGCAGTCACCATGTATCAGCGCAGTCACCATGTATCAGCGCAGTCACCATGTATCAGTGCAGTCACCATGTATCAGCGCAGTCACCATGTATCAGCGCAGTCACCATGTATCAGCGCAGTCACCATGTATCAGAGCAGTCACCATGTATCAGGGCAGTCACCATGTATCAGGGCAGTCACCGTGTATCAGAGCAGTCACCGTGTCTCAGATCAGTCACCATGTATCAGGGCAGTCACCGTGTATCAGAGCAGTCACCGTGTATCAGTGCAGTCACCATGTATCAGTGCAGTCACCGTGTATCAGAGCAGTCACCATGTATCAGTGCAGTCACCATGTATCAGTGCAGTCACCATGTATCAGCGCAGTCACCATGTATCAGCGCAGTCACCATGTATCAGCGCAGTTACCGTGTATCAGAGCAGTCACCGTGTATCAGTGCAGTTACAatgtcccttacgtcctaaccagcagcacatgtGGGGTTTATCCGCCCcagtgaaactggtaggacagacGGAATATTTAATGAAGTAAAGTAATCTAATAAATCCACGCCCCCATTACCTCACTATAAGAGGCCAAACCCCCCATACATCAGTGTGTGTTTTTCTGTCCTTGGGATTGCAGGACAGACGGGGGCAGCCATTTGGCTGCCGTACTCTTAGATTACATGCTAACCTTGTGTTTTTCTTTCAGGGTTGCAGCTTATCTGATGGAAGCTGGTTCTGCCGTGCGGCGGCGTGGTGGAGGCAGGCAAGCTCCTGTCCTAGGCACGGAGCTCCTGTATTCAGCTTCCTGTTTGGCTTCCTCTTTTCACCTGCGGTAGCTTGTGTGCCAGCGCCCTCTGGTGGTCTGTCGGTGaacagcaatgattaaagtttgtTCAAACCTGCCGTCTGACATCACTTTTGGGCGCCAAATTTGAATATATAAAGCCTCCAGTACTTCCAGGCTGTGCTGTTTGCAGCCTTGGGTTGGTTACTGAGGCAAAGTACTTTAGTTACCAGCTTTCCTGTTCCTGGTAGGTTTGCTGCTTCTTTGTTTATCTAATGAATAGACCTTGTTCATTCATTATAACTTTTTCTCTGCAGATAATGTCCTCTGCCGTTGATGGGGATCGGTCTGGGCGCAAGACGTCATCCAAGCGCAAGCATTTGGCGTGTAGGGATTGTGACACCCCTCTAGCAGACTCCTATGAATTTAATAGGTGTCCCTCTTgccgtcctcctcctctgcctcctgatACGGAGCCTACCATACGGGACGTAGTAGTCTGGGTAAAGGACTTTGTGGAGTCCTCAATGAACACCCTAAGGGATTCCGTGTCATCCAGAAGACCCAGTGTCCGATCTCCTCTGAGACCCACTCCTATGCAGGAGGAAGCCTACCATACCGTGGACGAAGTCCATTCCTCTGAGTCTAGCGGGGAGGAAGAAGAGGCTGTAAGGTACTTCTTTCCTGTAGAGAAGACCCAGAGGTTACTTAGATCcatccggtcgggggaccaggatgttgatccCGGGGAAGCTTCAgagtccacctctagggggccaagggccttcaaagtggacgagaCTCTGTCTCGGTTAATGAAACTAGAATGGAAGCATCCTGAGAAAGCATCGGTCATCTCAAAGCGCTTCAAGCCCATGTTCCCGATTGTGACATCCCAATTAGACCAGTGGGGCACTGTGCCCAAAGTTGATTTGGCAATTGCAAAATTGTCTAAGAGGACCCTTGTCCCGGCTGATGACGGCTCCAACTTACAGGACCCGATGGACAGGCGGGTAGAATGCACCTTGAGAAGGTCTTACTccaccgctgctgctgctgcatctgtgGCTATATCCTCTACGGAGGTAGCCGTCTTCCTCCAAAGACGCCTCCAACAGGTGCAGTCGGATATCGACTCTGGCATATCCCGTGATGACATCCTGGCGCAGTTTAAGTCCATTCTACTTGCCGTGGAATTTCTGTGTGACTCCGGCCCACAGCAGTTAAAATTAGCCTCTAAGGCTATGGCCCTCTCTTCAGCGGGTAGGAGGCCACTATGGCTAAAACCTTGGGTGGCAGATAATGCCTCCAAGTATAATTTATGCAGCCTTCCTTACGAGCCAGGAAGGCTTTTTGGGGCTGAACTGGACCGCATTATGGAGGGTCTTGCCGATAAAAAAGGTAAATGCCTCCCTCAAACCCCTAGGGGTA
This genomic interval carries:
- the LOC120980966 gene encoding uncharacterized protein LOC120980966; this translates as MSSAVDGDRSGRKTSSKRKHLACRDCDTPLADSYEFNRCPSCRPPPLPPDTEPTIRDVVVWVKDFVESSMNTLRDSVSSRRPSVRSPLRPTPMQEEAYHTVDEVHSSESSGEEEEAVRYFFPVEKTQRLLRSIRSGDQDVDPGEASESTSRGPRAFKVDETLSRLMKLEWKHPEKASVISKRFKPMFPIVTSQLDQWGTVPKVDLAIAKLSKRTLVPADDGSNLQDPMDRRVECTLRRSYSTAAAAASVAISSGAVGYRLWHIP